A genomic stretch from Helianthus annuus cultivar XRQ/B chromosome 1, HanXRQr2.0-SUNRISE, whole genome shotgun sequence includes:
- the LOC110868614 gene encoding protein DAMAGED DNA-BINDING 2 codes for MSTRARRSSFPKVVIERDTDTDESSDEEEEVENDVVESDDEEEEVEIEDQKVEDDVVEDKKGKTPITISLKKVCKVCKRTGHQAGFQGATYIDCPMKPCFLCKLPGHTTVNCPHRVAMEFGVIPASRKRTHNSLDYVFERQLRRGVPSIKPAFVIPDEVNCAVIRYHSRRVTCLEFHPTNNNVLLSGDKKGQLGVWDFGKVYEKTVYGNIHTCLLNNMKFGPANDGTVYTVSSDGTVNCTDLETGLSTSLMDLNPNGWQGRNSWRMLYGMEFNAEKGLVLVADSFGYLHMVDARANSKTGDSVLIHKKGTKVVGLHCNPLQPDLLLSCGNDHFARMWDIRHLEAESCLHALPHKRVVNSAYFSPSSGSKIVTTSIDNRIRVWDSIFGNLDTPSREIVHSHDFNRHLTPFRAEWDPKDPSESLVVIGRYISENYNGAALHPIDFIDISTGQLVAEVMDPNITTISPVNKLHPRDDVLATGSSRSLFIWRPKEKSEVVQEKDKSKIMVCNRKNTKKFGNESDNDDDDDSGDDFSSKKGKDLKKKKANIVITTSKSSKKKKP; via the exons ATGTCGACTCGAGCAAGACGATCGTCGTTCCCGAAGGTAGTTATTGAGCGAGACACCGACACTGATGAAAGTTCAGACGAAGAAGAAGAGGTGGAAAACGACGTCGTTGAGTCTGACGATGAGGAAGAAGAAGTAGAAATTGAGGATCAAAAAGTTGAAGACGACGTCGTTGAGGATAAGAAAGGGAAAACGCCTATTACTATTAGTCTTAAAAAAGTCTGCAAA gtttgTAAGAGAACTGGTCATCAAGCTGGTTTTCAAGGAGCTACGTATATAGATTGCCCTATGAAGCCATGTTTCCTCTGCAAATTGCCCG GTCACACAACGGTTAATTGTCCGCACCGGGTGGCTATGGAGTTTGGGGTTATTCCAGCGTCTCGTAAACGTACTCATAACTCGTTGGATTATGTATTTGAACGACAACTTCGCCGTGGAGTTCCTTCT ATAAAACCTGCATTTGTGATCCCGGATGAAGTGAATTGTGCGGTGATTAGATACCATAGCAGACGAGTTACATGCTTGGAGTTCCATCCGACTAATAATAACGTTCTGTTATCAGGCGATAAG AAAGGACAACTGGGAGTTTGGGATTTCGGTAAGGTGTATGAAAAAACTGTATACGGGAACATACATACCTGCCTGCTTAACAACATGAA GTTCGGTCCAGCAAATGATGGAACAGTTTATACCGTATCATCAGATGGAACCGTTAATTGCACAGATTTGGAAACTGGTTTATCAACTTCATTGATGGATCTCAATCCAAATGGATGGCAG GGTCGTAACAGTTGGAGAATGCTGTACGGTATGGAGTTCAATGCAGAGAAAGGTCTTGTGCTTGTTGCAGATAGTTTTGGATACTTACACAT GGTGGATGCACGAGCCAATTCCAAGACTGGAGATTCGGTTTTAATTCATAAGAAAGGAACAAAAGTTGTTGGATTGCACTGCAATCCTCTTCAGCCGGATCTTCTCTTAAGTTGCGGAAATGATCACTTT GCCCGTATGTGGGATATTCGTCACTTAGAAGCTGAATCCTGTCTTCACGCGCTTCCGCACAAACGGGTTGTTAACTCGGCTTATTTTTCTCCTTCAAGTGGAAGTAAAATAGTGACTACATCTATTGATAACCGTATCCGTGTGTGGGATTCTATTTTCGGTAACTTGGATACCCCAAGCCGAGAAATTGTGCACAGTCATGATTTTAACAGGCATTTAACTCCGTTTCGGGCTGAGTGGGACCCAAAG GATCCATCAGAGTCCCTTGTGGTTATTGGTCGTTATATAAGCGAAAACTATAATGGAGCTGCTTTGCATCCCATTGATTTTATTGACATCAGCACGGGGCAACTTGTTGCTGAGGTCATGGACCCGAACATAACCACAATAAGTCCCGTGAACAAGTTGCATCCGCGTGATGATGTTTTAGCAACTGGTAGTTCAAG GTCGCTATTTATTTGGAGGCCAAAGGAAAAGTCTGAAGTGGTGCAAGAAAAAGACAAAAGTAAAATCATGGTTTGCAATAGGAAAAACACCaagaagtttggaaatgaaagtGACAATGACGACGATGATGATTCTGGCGATGATTTTTCGAGTAAAAAAGGTAAagatttgaagaagaaaaaagcAAATATAGTGATAACTACAAGTAAAAGCAGCAAGAAGAAAAAACCTTAA
- the LOC110868620 gene encoding uncharacterized protein LOC110868620 translates to MATDIVVEEFNKTKKDWDEAYLQTLAHIQAIQQYGKSRSNAGNKESLPRLNGLAQDGLAMLSAAQFNLDLLVPQLPTDDHIQNAQLTLQSWNKQIQSLRSSLRNANLQAKANMRKAAQEERELLLGGGEESTARRRNLQTKAGMTSAAESITESLRRTRQLMVQEVERSGSTLMAFEESTGVLKKAESEYKGHVSLLTRTRNLLSTMKRQDVLDRIILTVGFLLFSLAVLYVVSKRIGILKLQRKVVGAIKAGMAGDAINNVVQVNEPVVVPNVDFDLNLEQPMHDEL, encoded by the exons ATGGCAACAGATATAGTGGTGGAGGAATTCAACAAGACAAAGAAAGATTGGGACGAAGCCTATCTTCAAACCCTAGCCCACATTCAAGCCATTCAACAATATGGCAAATCAAGATCCAACGCCGGCAACAAAGAATCGCTGCCCAGATTGAACGGTCTTGCTCAAGACGGACTCGCTATGTTGTCTGCCGCACAATTCAATCTTGATCTTCTTGTCCCACAACTTCCCACCGATGATCATATTCAAAATGCCCAATTAACCCTTCAATCTTGGAACAAACAGATTCAAAG TTTGCGGTCAAGTCTGAGAAATGCTAATCTGCAAGCAAAGGCTAACATGAGGAAAGCTGCCCAAGAAGAG AGGGAGCTTCTCTTGGGAGGTGGCGAAGAGTCCACAGCCAGAAGGCGCAATCTACA GACAAAAGCTGGAATGACATCAGCAGCCGAGAGCATTACAGAGAGTCTTCGTCGCACGAGGCAATTGATGGTTCAG GAGGTTGAACGGAGTGGAAGCACACTCATGGCTTTTG AGGAATCAACTGGGGTGTTAAAGAAAGCAGAAAGCGAATACAAGGGTCATGTTTCATTACTGACGCGAACCCGTAACTTGCTTTCAACAATGAAACGCCAAGATGTTCTTGACAG GATTATACTTACCGTGGGATTCCTGTTGTTCTCGTTAGCTGTTCTTTATGTTGTTTCAAAGAGAATAGGAATACTCAAGTTGCAGAGGAAGGTTGTTGGTGCGATTAAAGCTGGTATGGCTGGAGATGCTATAAACAACGTTGTTCAGGTCAATGAACCTGTTGTTGTTCCAAATGTTGACTTTGACTTAAACTTAGAACAACCAATGCATGATGAACTGTGA